The Deinococcus metalli genome includes a region encoding these proteins:
- a CDS encoding terminase small subunit, giving the protein MDEFDLRCAGRDRCCGVMSLKPQHARFLLGYQQHRNATRAAIEAGYLESNAAQAGSRLLKKPAIMAALAKDPPGLYPLVNLPSGVQLGFSFEGRPISPDVALALAQECGSPGARSMWVHGLAMLTLLTAQLGNEMIRGCPGRDGHETAVEPSRGPGLAYLVQAGGAALPGPFCAARGSDEGLKVQEAARGG; this is encoded by the coding sequence ATGGATGAATTCGATCTGCGCTGCGCGGGCCGCGATCGCTGCTGTGGAGTCATGAGCCTGAAGCCGCAGCACGCGCGCTTCCTCCTGGGGTACCAGCAGCACAGGAACGCGACGCGTGCCGCGATCGAGGCCGGGTACCTGGAGAGCAACGCGGCGCAGGCCGGGAGCCGCCTATTGAAGAAGCCGGCGATCATGGCCGCTCTCGCCAAGGATCCGCCGGGCCTGTACCCGCTGGTGAATCTGCCGTCGGGGGTCCAGCTGGGGTTCAGCTTCGAGGGCCGTCCGATCTCTCCGGATGTGGCGCTGGCACTGGCCCAGGAATGCGGCAGCCCCGGCGCGCGGAGCATGTGGGTCCACGGCCTGGCCATGTTGACCCTGCTGACGGCACAACTGGGCAATGAGATGATCCGTGGCTGCCCAGGCAGAGATGGCCACGAAACAGCCGTAGAACCCTCGCGAGGACCAGGTCTGGCCTATCTTGTCCAGGCTGGTGGTGCTGCCCTTCCTGGGCCGTTCTGTGCAGCTAGGGGATCAGATGAAGGGCTCAAAGTCCAGGAAGCGGCAAGAGGCGGTTAA
- a CDS encoding RCC1-like domain-containing protein translates to MVAIAAGNTHTLALRSDGTVVVWGYGVGQSATPAGLSVLLP, encoded by the coding sequence GTGGTTGCGATCGCTGCGGGGAACACCCACACCCTGGCGCTGAGGAGTGACGGTACGGTCGTGGTGTGGGGCTATGGGGTGGGACAGTCCGCGACCCCGGCCGGTCTGAGTGTGCTGCTGCCCTGA
- a CDS encoding S8 family serine peptidase yields the protein MTPNSLRTPAFAALLTLGLLSACGSVTGRPDAASGHALSAQATLITDLPKNYKYLHTLTIPTAVTAAALLKMYGGYMVAFHPELGTAIIANNNATKGSYDGTTVELSTRSYRVSELGFSTWATGFGTWASGYSTWASGYSTWASGTTGSGSATTFTENVPLWNMIKLSEAQSLVPELGSGIKVAVIDSGIDLNHPAFNGKLDTSNAKDYIDGDGVPQEVNANTTGGYSDGYGHGTAAASVLLQVAPKVTILPIRALDANGLGDTSTIASAVDYAVSKGARVINLSLGSTTYSDALNTSIKNAVSKGVAVICAAGNSGDTRVLYPAYSADTTGIVGNGSVGVGSVSSTFLKSSFSTYGPNLEMTAPGENVIAAFPGSQTVSVTGTSFSTPVVSGIVALALSTGMNVSTASSLNTLLTNLNKTATPASDPSYLTALGYGTINAYTFIHLYR from the coding sequence ATGACCCCTAATTCCCTGAGAACTCCGGCTTTCGCTGCCCTGCTCACGTTGGGCCTCCTGTCGGCCTGCGGGTCGGTCACCGGCCGCCCGGACGCCGCGTCGGGCCACGCCCTGAGCGCCCAGGCCACCCTGATTACGGACCTGCCCAAGAACTACAAGTACCTGCACACCCTGACGATCCCCACGGCGGTGACTGCCGCCGCCCTGTTGAAGATGTACGGCGGCTACATGGTGGCTTTCCACCCGGAGCTCGGCACCGCCATCATCGCCAACAACAACGCGACCAAAGGGAGCTACGACGGTACGACCGTGGAGCTCAGTACGAGGTCGTACAGGGTCTCGGAACTCGGCTTCAGCACATGGGCGACGGGTTTCGGCACGTGGGCCAGCGGGTACAGCACGTGGGCGAGTGGATACAGCACGTGGGCGAGCGGCACCACCGGCAGCGGCTCGGCCACCACCTTCACCGAGAACGTCCCGCTGTGGAACATGATCAAACTTAGCGAGGCGCAGTCCCTGGTCCCGGAACTCGGCAGCGGCATCAAGGTCGCCGTGATCGACAGCGGCATCGACCTGAACCACCCGGCGTTCAACGGGAAGCTGGACACCAGCAACGCCAAGGACTACATCGACGGCGACGGGGTGCCGCAGGAAGTGAACGCGAACACCACCGGTGGGTACTCGGACGGGTACGGGCACGGCACGGCGGCCGCCAGCGTGCTGCTGCAGGTCGCACCCAAGGTCACGATCCTGCCGATCCGCGCGCTTGACGCGAACGGCCTCGGGGACACCAGCACGATCGCGTCGGCAGTCGATTACGCCGTGAGCAAGGGCGCTCGGGTCATCAACCTCAGCCTGGGCAGCACCACGTACTCCGACGCGCTGAACACCTCCATCAAGAACGCCGTCTCCAAGGGTGTCGCCGTGATCTGTGCCGCCGGCAACTCGGGCGACACCAGGGTGCTCTACCCGGCCTACTCGGCCGACACCACGGGTATCGTGGGCAACGGCTCGGTCGGCGTCGGCAGCGTGAGCAGCACCTTCCTGAAGTCGTCGTTCAGCACCTACGGTCCCAACCTGGAGATGACCGCGCCCGGCGAGAACGTCATCGCCGCCTTCCCCGGCTCGCAGACGGTCAGCGTAACCGGCACGTCGTTCTCCACGCCGGTGGTGTCCGGCATCGTGGCGCTGGCGCTCTCGACCGGCATGAACGTCTCCACTGCCAGCAGCCTGAACACCCTGCTCACCAACCTCAACAAGACGGCGACGCCCGCAAGCGACCCTTCGTACCTGACCGCCCTCGGCTACGGCACGATCAACGCCTACACCTTCATTCACCTGTACCGCTGA
- a CDS encoding S8 family serine peptidase yields the protein MKPFSSLLLATTVTLLAACNATPTTPISLHPQALSDTIKDAETSGRIGAWVRGRIAAWVRGQVASTRPDGVSNTFTENMPAWNLIHLKEAQALAPNLGQGVVVAVVDTGIDLAHPAFQGHLSDPSTWRDVVNQDADPSEMPTAYNADYGHGTAVAGVILQIAPNARIMPVRAMTADGSGLVTDLAAGVDWAASHGAQVINVSAASGVDTALSDAIIRATAKGIYVTMAAGNDATNRVSYPGRRAVQDTGALGQYAMNAGAVNADRTLASWSNYGNLLELSAPGVDIATPLPGGGYGLASGTSFSTPVLSGTLALALGQPYKTAYKGQLAAQMDKTGSDLAPYNRSLYVGAMNPLGSGLLDAGAFLKSIQ from the coding sequence ATGAAACCATTCAGTTCCCTGCTGCTGGCCACCACCGTCACCCTGCTGGCGGCGTGCAATGCCACCCCGACCACACCGATCTCCCTGCACCCGCAGGCCCTGTCCGACACCATCAAGGACGCCGAAACCAGCGGCCGCATCGGCGCGTGGGTGCGCGGACGCATCGCCGCGTGGGTCCGGGGACAAGTTGCCAGCACCCGGCCAGACGGCGTCTCGAATACCTTCACTGAGAACATGCCTGCGTGGAACCTCATCCACCTGAAGGAAGCTCAAGCACTCGCCCCCAACCTCGGCCAGGGCGTCGTGGTGGCCGTGGTCGACACCGGCATCGACCTCGCCCATCCCGCCTTCCAGGGCCACCTCAGCGATCCGTCCACGTGGCGGGACGTCGTGAACCAGGATGCCGATCCGAGCGAGATGCCCACGGCGTACAACGCCGATTATGGCCACGGCACGGCCGTGGCGGGCGTCATCCTCCAGATTGCTCCGAACGCCCGCATCATGCCGGTGCGCGCCATGACCGCCGACGGCTCTGGACTGGTGACCGACCTGGCGGCCGGCGTCGACTGGGCCGCCTCGCACGGCGCGCAGGTGATCAACGTATCGGCCGCGTCCGGCGTGGACACCGCGTTGAGCGACGCGATCATCCGTGCCACCGCCAAGGGTATCTACGTAACCATGGCCGCCGGGAACGACGCCACCAACCGGGTCTCGTATCCGGGACGCCGCGCGGTGCAGGACACCGGCGCCTTGGGCCAGTACGCCATGAACGCCGGCGCCGTGAACGCCGACCGCACGCTGGCGTCGTGGTCGAACTACGGCAACCTGCTGGAACTGTCGGCGCCGGGAGTGGACATCGCCACCCCACTGCCCGGCGGGGGCTACGGCTTGGCGTCTGGCACGTCCTTTTCCACGCCGGTGCTGAGCGGTACGCTGGCGCTGGCGCTGGGTCAGCCCTACAAGACGGCGTACAAAGGCCAACTGGCGGCGCAGATGGACAAGACCGGCTCAGATCTCGCGCCGTACAACCGGAGCCTGTACGTGGGGGCGATGAACCCTCTGGGATCCGGCCTGCTCGACGCGGGAGCGTTCCTCAAGAGCATCCAGTAG
- a CDS encoding diguanylate cyclase, producing the protein MNHPTPAHTPLPLQGGPGQLDADPIEAPAADGPVPEAAAGRVQALLEEAEAAVVGEEYERVAGLTAEIRSLLGSTPSGDLAQAYNLQAMTHFMHGQYREASAAALHEAAIRETIGDHEGLAKCLNNLGLIHIELGDLPTALEHLTRCFMYIQTCPEPLENLACACQINIGNVHQIMRNAVLAADAYRQGIEAARRAAHVGNEIAGLTGLGLLANDGLEYRDALRSLSQALSLARSHTRRYDEAEILDALGQTYVGLGQHDLALETFGQALWLAEDLGALPSEQNTRFHLARLYVAMGQPEAAVSQFRGALACAERSGSERLALDIHEELGGALQALGRHEAANVHLGAALTLERALKDRSSQEIIQNLTTHLEVERARHQADTYRLLNQTSESARAEAEGLVRARTADLEAAQLDIIERLSIAGEYRDDKTGAHTERVSTYAASLAACLGLPSEEVELIRLAARLHDIGKIGVPDSVLLKTGTLTSEEYSIMKHHTTIGARVLEGGQSALMRLAEEIALTHHERWDGSGYPAGLSGERIPLSGRIVAIADVWDALTTERPYKAAWTREDAWRELSAQAGAQFDPYLVEVFLGMVAGTLNAGTEPPPVAEANHIQAAADAERDLPTHAVQHVTALNDAAWEARRADPLQSVRIAHEAYLISEQHGYAVGQGYALRTLGFHDIGASSFRDALDRFDRAIGIARAAAVPVLERDCLNLLGNVYRSIYNTERAMTCLLQSIELSRTLGDLAGEAHALMNLGVIAASRLKDKQHALSYYQQAYAVLETAANRGGQVACLYSMADAFQELGQFTQAQDYGRRGATLGQNLGDTLHHALSLSVVARALDAQSSHHDAEPVHREALELMRRLDSEMPEPTAWIQLYYGTHLAATGALDEAQAEYERVLAGCTAFDLKELAVLAHQELTQVHKRRGDLEAAMHHLEAERALQQVIFEQEAAEKTRGLMFQYEVERAESEAALYKVRSVELASANVALEQANREKSALVAALQEQSMLLERQLREDSLTGVYNRRHIEQILSREFEDHRAGGQAMSLIMLDVDHFKQVNDTFSHLVGDDVLRRMGALLLATGRSQNSSGRYGGEEFVVVLPDMALVEAVAVAERLRLDVEAHAWQEVAAGLRITVSLGVASSEGLENFERLVGRADEKLYEAKRQRNRVAC; encoded by the coding sequence ATGAATCACCCTACGCCAGCGCACACGCCACTTCCTCTTCAGGGAGGACCGGGGCAGCTGGACGCCGATCCTATTGAGGCTCCGGCGGCGGACGGCCCGGTTCCCGAAGCGGCGGCAGGCCGGGTCCAGGCGCTGCTGGAGGAGGCCGAGGCTGCCGTCGTCGGTGAGGAGTACGAGCGCGTGGCTGGGCTGACGGCCGAGATCCGTTCGCTGCTGGGCAGCACGCCTTCTGGCGACCTCGCGCAGGCCTACAACCTGCAGGCCATGACGCACTTCATGCACGGCCAGTACCGGGAAGCCAGCGCGGCGGCGCTGCATGAAGCCGCGATCCGGGAGACGATCGGGGATCACGAGGGCCTGGCCAAATGCCTCAACAATCTGGGGCTAATCCACATTGAACTGGGTGACCTGCCCACCGCGCTGGAGCATTTGACGCGCTGTTTCATGTACATCCAAACCTGCCCGGAACCCCTTGAGAATCTGGCGTGCGCATGTCAGATCAACATCGGCAACGTCCACCAGATCATGCGCAATGCGGTGCTTGCGGCCGACGCCTACCGGCAGGGCATAGAAGCGGCCCGGCGTGCCGCACACGTCGGCAATGAAATTGCGGGATTGACTGGCCTGGGCCTCCTGGCCAACGATGGTCTGGAGTACCGGGACGCTCTCCGGAGCCTGTCTCAGGCGCTGTCGCTGGCACGTTCGCACACCCGCCGCTACGATGAGGCCGAGATTCTCGATGCCCTGGGGCAGACCTACGTTGGCCTCGGCCAACATGACCTGGCTCTGGAAACCTTCGGGCAGGCGCTGTGGCTCGCCGAGGATCTGGGGGCGCTGCCCAGCGAGCAGAACACGAGGTTTCACCTGGCGCGGCTGTACGTGGCAATGGGCCAGCCGGAAGCGGCGGTGTCGCAGTTTCGGGGAGCGCTGGCCTGCGCAGAGCGGAGTGGCAGCGAGCGGCTCGCCCTTGATATCCATGAGGAGCTGGGCGGCGCGCTTCAGGCACTGGGACGCCACGAGGCCGCGAATGTCCACCTGGGGGCAGCGCTGACCCTCGAACGCGCCCTGAAGGACCGCAGTTCCCAGGAGATCATTCAGAACCTCACCACGCACCTCGAGGTCGAACGGGCTCGGCATCAGGCTGACACGTACCGCCTGCTCAACCAAACCTCCGAGAGCGCCCGGGCCGAGGCAGAGGGGCTCGTCCGGGCGCGCACGGCAGACCTGGAGGCTGCGCAACTCGACATTATCGAGCGGCTGTCCATCGCCGGCGAGTACCGGGACGACAAGACCGGCGCGCATACCGAGCGGGTCTCCACCTACGCCGCGTCACTCGCAGCGTGCCTCGGGCTGCCCTCCGAGGAAGTGGAACTGATTCGGCTGGCGGCACGGCTTCACGACATCGGAAAGATCGGGGTGCCGGACTCCGTGCTCCTCAAGACCGGAACGCTGACCAGCGAGGAATACAGCATCATGAAGCACCACACGACCATCGGGGCGCGGGTGCTTGAGGGGGGTCAATCGGCCCTGATGCGGCTGGCCGAGGAGATCGCGCTGACCCATCACGAGCGCTGGGACGGGAGCGGATACCCGGCCGGGCTGAGCGGCGAACGAATCCCGCTCTCGGGGCGGATCGTCGCCATCGCGGACGTGTGGGACGCCCTGACCACGGAACGGCCGTACAAGGCCGCGTGGACGCGTGAGGATGCGTGGCGGGAACTGTCCGCCCAGGCTGGGGCCCAGTTCGATCCCTATCTGGTCGAGGTGTTCCTGGGCATGGTGGCCGGCACCCTCAACGCAGGGACGGAGCCCCCACCCGTGGCGGAGGCCAACCACATCCAGGCGGCCGCCGACGCAGAGCGCGACCTGCCCACGCATGCCGTGCAGCACGTGACGGCCCTGAACGACGCGGCGTGGGAGGCGCGGCGCGCGGATCCGCTCCAGAGCGTCCGGATTGCGCACGAAGCTTACCTCATCTCTGAGCAGCACGGCTACGCGGTGGGGCAGGGCTACGCCCTACGAACCCTGGGCTTCCACGACATCGGCGCGTCCTCTTTCCGCGACGCGCTTGACCGGTTTGACCGCGCGATCGGAATCGCTCGTGCTGCCGCCGTTCCGGTGCTGGAGCGAGACTGTCTGAACCTGCTAGGCAACGTCTACCGCAGCATCTACAACACCGAGCGCGCCATGACCTGCCTGCTGCAGAGCATTGAGCTGTCCCGCACGCTGGGCGACCTTGCGGGTGAGGCGCATGCGCTGATGAACCTGGGGGTGATTGCCGCGTCACGGCTCAAGGACAAGCAGCATGCCTTGTCGTATTACCAGCAGGCCTACGCGGTGCTGGAGACAGCGGCCAACCGCGGTGGTCAGGTGGCGTGCCTGTACAGCATGGCAGACGCCTTTCAGGAACTGGGACAGTTTACGCAGGCGCAGGACTACGGCCGGCGCGGGGCGACCCTAGGTCAGAACCTGGGTGACACGCTGCATCACGCGCTCTCTCTGTCGGTCGTCGCCCGGGCTCTGGACGCCCAATCGTCCCACCACGACGCCGAGCCGGTGCACCGGGAGGCCCTCGAGTTGATGCGGCGCCTGGACTCCGAGATGCCGGAACCCACCGCGTGGATCCAGCTGTACTACGGCACTCACCTCGCAGCGACCGGCGCACTGGACGAGGCGCAAGCAGAGTACGAGCGGGTTTTGGCCGGCTGCACAGCGTTCGATCTGAAGGAACTCGCCGTGCTCGCGCACCAGGAGCTGACCCAGGTGCACAAGCGCCGGGGCGATTTGGAGGCGGCCATGCACCACCTGGAGGCCGAGCGCGCGCTCCAGCAGGTGATCTTCGAGCAGGAAGCAGCCGAAAAGACGCGTGGACTGATGTTCCAGTACGAGGTGGAGCGCGCGGAATCAGAGGCGGCGCTGTACAAGGTGCGGTCCGTGGAACTCGCGAGCGCCAACGTCGCGCTGGAGCAGGCCAACCGTGAGAAGAGCGCGCTGGTCGCTGCCCTGCAGGAGCAATCGATGCTGCTCGAGCGGCAGCTGCGCGAGGACAGCCTGACCGGGGTGTACAACCGCCGTCATATCGAGCAGATCCTGTCACGCGAGTTCGAGGACCACCGCGCGGGCGGCCAGGCCATGTCGCTGATCATGCTGGACGTCGACCACTTCAAACAGGTGAACGACACGTTTTCGCACCTGGTCGGTGATGATGTGCTGCGCCGGATGGGCGCGCTGCTGCTGGCCACCGGCCGAAGCCAAAACTCGTCGGGCCGCTACGGTGGCGAGGAATTCGTTGTGGTGCTGCCCGACATGGCGCTCGTTGAGGCGGTCGCCGTCGCCGAACGTCTGCGGCTGGATGTCGAAGCCCACGCGTGGCAGGAGGTCGCCGCAGGCCTGCGGATCACGGTGTCGTTGGGCGTGGCGTCCAGTGAGGGGCTCGAGAACTTCGAGCGCCTGGTCGGCCGCGCAGACGAGAAGCTGTACGAGGCCAAGAGACAGCGCAACCGGGTCGCCTGCTGA
- a CDS encoding AfsR/SARP family transcriptional regulator — translation MSTLALDLLGPLRLAIEGDAVEIRSLKGRALLSVLALEGPTPRERLATLLWQRDDQRALLSLRNALLAMRRDLGPLQDVLGAHGRHLFLAGELDVDVTRIPSLNGNALIGLWRGPALQDLVIRDSPPWDEWRDQHAAAITAQYLERLHGAAVQAARDGDLRLSERLATHALSVDPLSEQAATHLMQLYASTDRPDAARHLAATFRRGFLRGAAEPDQRPAPVPGTPALPAALPTALTSFVGRHRERHLLLDALTAPDARLVTVYGPGGIGKSRLAAEVARAYAALPGVQGIFHVALDGLSRPDDLAGAIAERLGLPPSRHLWHDIQRHIDQQAVLLVLDSFEGMVSETPAVLALLRGCLQLRVLVTSRQVLGSAAETVLDLGGLTLPEPGAGWPAGYGSEAVQLFEQRARQANLTFTLTPAVLPLVTGLCRDLGGNPLALELAAAWLRYTTLADLAQSLEANALTLATPRHDAPARHVSMRTVFEHSWQRLTERERTALRCLGVFPVGFSGAAALAITDLGPADLQALIDHSMLRFDGQRYSFHPLLRQFARERLDAEPALRGTLMDGHAAYYLDHLERLSVAASGGISRDLLTFFRAEEGHVLQGLEWSVAQGDYARLPGIVEAIQWDFALRSRVTDALTLLRGLLDRVPPVEARWAHVRAALLTSLGWYEQFIGDLHQAQDMCVRALEEARSAGDALQICRAANGLGEVYFRRGRAVLAVPLFTEAIRLVSNDVVRTFRIQANLGAAQAFAGQLDGARKTFRITQRALDSAEMTQTMDIVIHAVRRGVGAMEDLDFDHAVAVFETGLELAVRIRSEGQIWGLRAWLAAAYVERAMQLGTTEHLQDAQRICRSALGQEARCGDPLPLTLLHAVNGHLAKLAGDTDLAEREVRLSLHMALRAGIELGMLWALPSFLRVVELQAGHREVCALMYASADPWTRWHLVSQWPDLAHGAPAPDDHVDLAPLIERLLAI, via the coding sequence ATGAGCACCCTGGCCCTAGATCTGCTCGGGCCACTGCGCCTGGCCATCGAGGGGGACGCCGTGGAGATCCGCTCGCTCAAGGGACGCGCGCTGCTGAGCGTGCTGGCCCTCGAGGGGCCGACCCCCCGGGAGCGCCTCGCCACCCTGCTGTGGCAACGCGACGACCAGCGTGCCCTGCTGAGTCTGCGTAACGCCCTGCTGGCGATGCGGCGCGACCTCGGGCCGCTTCAGGACGTGCTGGGCGCCCACGGCCGGCACCTCTTCCTTGCTGGTGAGCTTGACGTGGACGTCACCCGCATCCCCAGCCTCAATGGGAACGCCCTGATCGGGCTGTGGCGAGGGCCCGCCCTGCAGGACCTCGTGATTCGCGACTCGCCGCCCTGGGACGAGTGGCGGGATCAGCACGCCGCCGCCATCACGGCGCAGTACCTGGAGCGGCTGCACGGCGCGGCCGTTCAGGCAGCGCGTGACGGCGACCTGCGTCTGAGTGAGCGCCTGGCGACCCATGCCCTGAGCGTCGACCCGCTGTCCGAGCAGGCCGCGACGCACCTGATGCAGCTGTACGCCAGCACCGACCGGCCCGACGCGGCGCGCCATCTGGCGGCGACCTTCAGGCGCGGGTTCCTGCGCGGCGCCGCGGAGCCGGACCAGCGGCCGGCCCCGGTGCCCGGCACGCCCGCGCTGCCGGCCGCGCTGCCTACGGCGCTGACGTCCTTCGTCGGGCGCCACCGGGAGCGTCACCTGCTGCTGGACGCCCTCACCGCCCCGGACGCCCGGCTCGTCACGGTGTACGGACCGGGGGGAATCGGCAAATCCCGTCTCGCCGCCGAGGTCGCGCGTGCCTACGCGGCGCTGCCGGGGGTGCAGGGCATCTTCCACGTCGCCCTCGACGGACTGAGCCGGCCGGATGATCTGGCGGGCGCGATCGCCGAGCGGCTGGGCCTGCCGCCGTCACGCCACCTGTGGCATGACATCCAGCGCCACATCGACCAGCAGGCCGTGCTGCTCGTGCTCGACAGCTTCGAGGGCATGGTGTCCGAGACCCCCGCGGTGCTCGCGCTGCTGCGGGGCTGCCTGCAGCTCCGGGTCCTCGTCACCTCCCGCCAGGTGCTGGGGTCCGCGGCCGAGACGGTGCTTGACCTCGGCGGCCTCACGTTGCCGGAGCCGGGAGCCGGTTGGCCGGCGGGCTACGGGTCCGAGGCCGTGCAGCTGTTCGAGCAGCGGGCCCGGCAGGCGAACCTCACCTTCACGCTGACGCCGGCGGTGTTGCCGCTGGTCACCGGGCTGTGCCGGGATCTCGGCGGCAATCCGCTGGCGCTGGAACTCGCGGCCGCGTGGCTGCGCTACACGACCCTGGCCGACCTGGCCCAGTCCCTCGAGGCGAACGCCCTCACGCTCGCCACGCCGCGCCACGATGCCCCCGCCCGGCACGTGTCGATGCGCACGGTGTTCGAGCATTCCTGGCAGCGGCTGACCGAGCGCGAGCGCACAGCCCTGCGCTGTCTGGGGGTGTTCCCGGTGGGCTTCAGCGGCGCCGCGGCGCTGGCCATCACGGACCTCGGCCCCGCCGACCTGCAGGCGCTGATCGATCACAGCATGCTCCGCTTCGACGGGCAGCGCTACAGTTTTCATCCGCTCCTGCGCCAGTTCGCCCGCGAGCGGCTGGACGCCGAACCCGCCCTGCGCGGCACGCTGATGGACGGGCATGCCGCGTACTACCTCGACCACCTGGAGCGCCTGAGCGTCGCGGCCAGCGGCGGCATCTCCAGGGACCTTCTGACCTTCTTCCGCGCCGAGGAAGGGCACGTGCTCCAGGGACTCGAATGGAGCGTGGCGCAGGGCGACTACGCGCGACTGCCGGGTATCGTCGAGGCCATCCAGTGGGACTTCGCGCTGCGCAGCCGCGTGACGGACGCCCTGACCCTGCTGCGCGGCCTGCTGGACCGGGTGCCGCCTGTCGAGGCGCGCTGGGCCCACGTCCGCGCGGCGCTGCTGACGTCACTGGGATGGTACGAGCAGTTCATCGGCGACCTGCACCAGGCGCAGGACATGTGCGTCCGCGCGCTCGAGGAGGCGCGGTCTGCCGGGGACGCGCTGCAGATCTGCCGCGCGGCGAACGGTCTGGGCGAGGTCTACTTCCGCAGGGGCCGCGCAGTGCTGGCGGTGCCGCTGTTCACGGAGGCGATCCGGCTGGTCAGCAACGACGTGGTTCGGACGTTCCGCATCCAGGCCAACCTGGGCGCGGCCCAGGCGTTCGCCGGCCAGCTCGACGGCGCCCGGAAGACCTTCCGGATCACGCAGCGTGCGCTTGACTCGGCGGAGATGACGCAGACCATGGACATCGTGATTCACGCGGTGCGTCGGGGGGTCGGCGCCATGGAGGATCTCGATTTTGATCACGCGGTAGCGGTCTTCGAGACTGGGCTGGAGCTGGCTGTGCGCATCCGCTCTGAGGGACAGATCTGGGGCCTGCGTGCGTGGCTAGCCGCCGCATACGTGGAGCGGGCCATGCAACTCGGGACGACCGAACATCTCCAGGACGCCCAGCGCATCTGCCGCTCTGCGCTGGGCCAGGAAGCCCGGTGCGGTGATCCGCTTCCCCTCACGCTGCTGCACGCAGTGAACGGCCATCTGGCGAAACTGGCCGGGGACACCGACCTGGCCGAGCGTGAGGTTCGGCTCAGCCTGCACATGGCCCTCCGAGCTGGGATCGAACTCGGGATGCTGTGGGCCCTGCCCTCATTTTTGCGGGTGGTGGAGTTGCAGGCCGGGCACCGGGAGGTGTGTGCGCTGATGTACGCGAGTGCAGATCCGTGGACGCGGTGGCATCTGGTCAGCCAGTGGCCCGACCTCGCCCACGGCGCGCCGGCGCCAGACGATCACGTTGACCTGGCCCCGCTCATTGAACGGCTGCTGGCAATTTGA
- a CDS encoding IS6 family transposase, with protein sequence MTDRKPYRHRFPLSVIGYALRLYHRFPLSQRDVQELLHERGLQVSHETLRQWNIKFAPLLTEELRHREPRRGSRWFLDEVCVEVGGARHWLWRAVDEDGTVLDILLQQHRDTQAARSFFTQLLSEYEVPEVIHTDKLCNYGAAIRELPVLHDVEHVQVVAAARCNNLVEQSHRPTRQQERSQLGFKRRRRTQEFLALHARVSNLYRRTRTTVPADLRRRNQTEALRLWKEALQQAA encoded by the coding sequence GTGACTGACCGGAAGCCCTACCGCCACCGTTTTCCCCTCAGCGTGATCGGCTACGCGCTCCGGCTCTACCACCGCTTCCCTCTCAGCCAGAGAGACGTGCAGGAACTGCTGCACGAGCGCGGCCTCCAGGTCAGCCACGAAACCCTGCGCCAGTGGAACATCAAGTTTGCTCCGCTGCTGACCGAAGAGCTGCGTCACCGCGAACCCCGGCGGGGTTCGCGGTGGTTCTTGGACGAGGTGTGCGTTGAGGTCGGTGGAGCGAGGCACTGGCTCTGGAGAGCCGTCGATGAGGATGGCACCGTGCTCGACATCCTTCTTCAGCAACACCGCGACACCCAGGCAGCGAGATCCTTCTTCACGCAGCTGCTCAGTGAGTACGAGGTTCCAGAGGTCATCCACACCGACAAGCTCTGCAACTATGGGGCCGCCATTCGGGAACTTCCCGTGCTCCACGACGTGGAGCACGTTCAGGTCGTTGCCGCAGCCCGTTGCAACAATCTTGTCGAGCAATCGCATCGACCCACACGGCAGCAGGAGCGAAGCCAACTGGGCTTCAAACGACGACGGCGAACGCAAGAGTTCCTTGCTCTGCATGCCCGAGTCTCGAACCTGTACCGCCGCACCCGCACGACCGTTCCCGCCGACCTTCGCCGGCGGAACCAAACCGAGGCGCTCCGTCTCTGGAAAGAGGCACTGCAGCAGGCGGCTTGA